One region of uncultured Fusobacterium sp. genomic DNA includes:
- a CDS encoding flavodoxin family protein, which translates to MKTLIAYSTLTGNTKKVCEAAAKAFENVEVLEVNEVKNLDYDLIIVGTWIDKGTADTKAKKFIESLSNQKTAFIFTLGAYPDSKHAQDCIEAITKLFEQNNNKVLGHYHCQGAIDPKLIQMMKTKFSPDHPHGPNPERIKRWEDASKHPDELDLQNAYNYFKELKIDY; encoded by the coding sequence ATGAAAACACTTATAGCTTATTCAACACTTACAGGAAATACTAAAAAAGTATGTGAAGCCGCTGCTAAAGCTTTTGAAAATGTAGAAGTTTTAGAGGTAAATGAAGTTAAAAATTTAGATTATGACTTAATTATTGTGGGAACATGGATTGATAAAGGAACTGCGGATACAAAAGCAAAAAAGTTTATTGAATCATTATCTAATCAAAAAACAGCTTTTATATTTACATTAGGAGCTTATCCAGATTCAAAACATGCTCAAGATTGTATCGAAGCTATTACAAAATTATTTGAACAAAATAATAATAAAGTACTTGGACACTATCACTGTCAAGGAGCTATTGATCCTAAACTTATTCAAATGATGAAAACAAAATTTTCTCCAGATCATCCTCATGGACCAAATCCTGAAAGAATTAAAAGATGGGAAGATGCAAGTAAACATCCAGATGAGTTAGATCTTCAAAATGCTTATAATTACTTTAAAGAATTAAAAATAGATTATTAA
- a CDS encoding FeoA domain-containing protein has translation MVPLCFAQLNKDFLIKEIKGQRGSKCCLLDKGLCVGNKIRIMNEDNNCFIIKVNDTIKYALNFGLANKIMLQEI, from the coding sequence ATGGTACCTTTGTGTTTTGCTCAATTGAATAAAGATTTTCTCATCAAGGAAATAAAAGGACAAAGAGGATCTAAATGTTGTTTATTAGATAAAGGGCTTTGTGTAGGAAATAAGATTCGTATAATGAATGAAGATAATAACTGTTTTATAATAAAGGTAAATGATACGATCAAATATGCTCTAAACTTTGGATTAGCAAATAAAATAATGTTACAAGAGATATAA
- a CDS encoding coproporphyrinogen-III oxidase family protein encodes MKDNLMLFEKRFKSHHDSSGIINRYISSEKIGKEDFEKVLELQPDKRKKAIYVHTPYCDKICSFCNLNRKQIDGSLDSYAEYIASEFEKYGKTRYFQESTFDVIFFGGGTPTVYKPQQLELILKSIKENVKLSDNYEFTFETTLHNLNEEKLKVMMEYGVNRLSVGIQTFSERGRVFYNRTYGKEEVKKRLKNLKDFFKGDVCIDIIYNFPDQTIEEVIEDARIVKELGLSSTSFYSLMVHEGSKLSKDIEAERVKLEEDMKKDYILYQHFMDEMLRENKYHVLELTKIAKNDGDNYQYIKVRNTGGDTFPIGVGAGGSVQGVGVYRMGKDMAFYSKQSEYHLKFGKLSGIMQFPIIYKEDIKNILTEEEYKHFSKKMKEYEEKDLVVEKEKSFDLTKDGIFWGNNLSIDIIEYILDKVFNK; translated from the coding sequence ATGAAAGATAATTTAATGCTATTTGAGAAAAGATTTAAGTCACATCATGATAGCAGTGGGATAATAAATAGATATATCTCTAGTGAAAAAATTGGAAAAGAAGATTTTGAAAAAGTTTTAGAGCTTCAACCAGACAAGAGAAAAAAAGCTATTTATGTACATACTCCATACTGTGATAAGATTTGTTCATTTTGTAATTTAAATAGAAAACAAATAGATGGTAGTTTGGATTCTTATGCAGAATATATAGCTAGTGAATTTGAAAAATATGGAAAGACTCGTTACTTTCAAGAGAGTACTTTTGATGTAATATTTTTTGGCGGAGGAACCCCTACAGTTTATAAGCCACAACAACTAGAATTAATTTTAAAAAGTATTAAAGAAAATGTAAAACTCAGTGATAACTATGAATTTACCTTTGAAACAACTCTACATAACTTAAATGAAGAGAAGCTTAAAGTTATGATGGAATATGGGGTAAATAGATTAAGTGTTGGAATACAAACTTTTTCTGAAAGAGGAAGAGTATTTTACAATAGAACTTATGGAAAAGAGGAAGTAAAAAAAAGGCTAAAAAATTTAAAAGATTTTTTTAAAGGAGATGTTTGTATAGATATTATCTATAATTTCCCAGATCAAACTATTGAAGAGGTAATTGAAGATGCAAGAATTGTAAAAGAGCTTGGGTTAAGCAGTACAAGTTTTTATTCTTTAATGGTACATGAAGGATCTAAATTATCAAAAGATATAGAGGCTGAAAGAGTAAAATTAGAAGAAGATATGAAAAAAGATTATATCTTATATCAACATTTTATGGATGAGATGTTAAGAGAAAATAAATATCATGTATTAGAATTAACTAAAATTGCTAAAAATGATGGAGATAATTATCAGTATATAAAAGTTAGAAATACTGGTGGAGATACTTTCCCTATAGGAGTAGGAGCTGGAGGAAGTGTTCAAGGTGTAGGAGTTTATAGAATGGGAAAAGATATGGCTTTCTACTCAAAACAGAGTGAATATCACCTAAAATTTGGAAAACTTTCTGGAATAATGCAATTTCCAATAATTTATAAAGAGGATATAAAAAATATTTTAACTGAAGAAGAGTATAAACATTTTTCTAAAAAAATGAAAGAATATGAAGAAAAGGATCTTGTAGTAGAAAAGGAAAAGAGCTTTGATCTTACAAAAGATGGAATTTTCTGGGGAAATAATCTTTCAATAGATATTATTGAATATATTTTAGATAAAGTTTTTAATAAATAA
- a CDS encoding TonB-dependent receptor has translation MDKKKTTLLWALLAVCTYGEANSIDLGKSVIYSTTGFATEVRKTTANPTLVTAEDIQNKNYNTVEEVLRDIPAINIVRQGKDYIIDLRGQGDKAKQNVQILVDGVQMNSLDTSMSATPINTISPDDIERIEVIPGGGSVLYGSGTSGGVVNIITKKGTGRRVNAGYEYGSYANKKANIAVGETIGNFDINLSYTNQSRDGYRDYDKSDSDAFMGNIGYKISDTQDINFKYSKYKAEESYPGMLTREQVEVDRTQSGMEDGEWSTTDTDKDEYVLTYNNKLTSNLDFNLTGFYQKTTMDLSSNTFIMGPTLPFKMEQTSKFEDEKWGIKPKFKYSYGQGSNLILGMDYINNKATRYAKTYTVMPDGAPRPPFPSKISTSITTNDLKKETISGFLMNNYVWNNFEFNQGIRYEKANYDVTRGTIRTNGNNDTPISVDKSEDNFAYELGANWLYSDTGKTYVRYEKGFTSPPPALLTNKDEKTGDYYLNDLKSETYDNIEIGLSDYIGFTSINASIFYTLTKDEITQDMAKGMPPAWIKNYNLGKTERFGFELSTAQYFDKLTLNQSWAYINAEIKDGKDGSVDVSGNHVANVPEHKLSFGAEYAFTPKFSIGGDIVYTDGVYMNNQNLGGKVNSHTVTNIRARYSFDFGLDIYGGINNLFDREYYETVGYSSGKYEYDPAAERNYYIGFRYSL, from the coding sequence ATGGATAAGAAAAAAACTACATTGCTTTGGGCTTTACTTGCTGTATGTACTTATGGAGAAGCAAATAGTATAGACTTAGGAAAGAGTGTTATTTACTCTACTACAGGATTTGCTACTGAAGTTAGAAAAACGACAGCTAATCCTACATTAGTTACTGCGGAGGATATTCAAAATAAAAACTACAATACTGTAGAGGAAGTTTTAAGAGATATTCCTGCTATCAATATTGTAAGACAGGGAAAGGATTATATTATTGACCTTAGAGGACAAGGAGATAAAGCTAAGCAAAATGTACAAATTCTTGTAGATGGAGTACAAATGAATTCTCTAGATACTTCAATGTCAGCAACACCTATTAACACAATATCTCCTGATGATATTGAAAGAATAGAAGTTATTCCAGGAGGAGGAAGTGTTCTTTATGGAAGTGGAACTTCTGGTGGAGTAGTTAATATTATTACTAAAAAGGGTACAGGAAGAAGAGTTAATGCTGGATATGAATATGGTTCATATGCTAATAAAAAAGCTAATATAGCAGTAGGAGAAACTATAGGGAATTTTGATATTAATCTATCATATACTAATCAAAGTAGAGATGGATATAGAGATTATGATAAATCAGATTCAGATGCCTTTATGGGAAATATTGGTTATAAAATTTCTGACACTCAAGATATTAACTTTAAATATAGTAAATATAAAGCTGAAGAGAGCTATCCTGGAATGTTAACTAGAGAACAAGTAGAAGTTGATAGAACACAATCTGGAATGGAAGATGGAGAATGGAGTACTACTGATACAGATAAAGATGAATATGTATTAACTTATAATAATAAATTAACTTCTAATTTAGATTTTAATTTGACTGGATTTTATCAAAAAACTACTATGGATTTGAGTTCAAATACATTTATAATGGGACCAACACTTCCATTTAAAATGGAACAAACTTCAAAGTTTGAAGATGAAAAATGGGGAATTAAGCCTAAATTTAAATATTCTTATGGACAAGGAAGTAATTTAATACTTGGGATGGATTATATAAATAATAAAGCTACTAGATACGCTAAAACATATACTGTTATGCCTGATGGAGCACCAAGACCACCATTTCCTAGTAAAATAAGTACTTCTATTACTACTAATGATTTGAAAAAAGAAACTATTAGTGGTTTCTTAATGAATAATTATGTATGGAATAACTTTGAATTTAATCAAGGAATTAGATATGAAAAAGCTAATTATGATGTAACTAGAGGAACTATAAGAACTAACGGAAATAATGATACTCCAATTTCTGTAGATAAAAGTGAAGATAACTTTGCTTATGAGTTAGGAGCTAACTGGTTATATTCTGATACAGGAAAAACTTATGTAAGATATGAAAAAGGGTTTACTTCTCCACCACCTGCATTACTTACTAATAAAGATGAAAAAACTGGCGATTATTATTTAAATGATTTAAAATCTGAAACTTATGATAATATTGAGATTGGTTTATCAGATTATATTGGATTTACTAGTATCAATGCTTCTATTTTCTATACTTTAACTAAAGATGAAATAACTCAAGATATGGCAAAAGGAATGCCACCTGCTTGGATAAAAAACTATAACCTAGGAAAAACAGAGAGATTTGGATTTGAATTATCAACAGCACAATATTTTGATAAATTAACTCTTAATCAATCATGGGCATATATAAATGCTGAGATTAAAGATGGTAAAGATGGAAGTGTAGATGTTTCTGGAAATCATGTAGCTAATGTACCAGAGCACAAGTTAAGTTTTGGAGCAGAATATGCCTTTACTCCTAAGTTCAGTATAGGTGGAGATATTGTTTATACTGATGGGGTTTATATGAATAACCAAAATTTAGGTGGAAAAGTTAATTCACATACAGTAACTAATATTAGAGCTAGATATAGCTTTGACTTTGGTTTAGATATCTATGGTGGAATTAACAATCTATTTGATAGAGAATATTATGAAACTGTGGGATACAGTTCAGGAAAATATGAGTATGATCCAGCAGCAGAGAGAAATTATTATATTGGATTTAGATACAGTTTATAA
- a CDS encoding MotA/TolQ/ExbB proton channel family protein, with translation MKYYLDAGGPLMWILFIMSIISLTIILERIFFFFRRERVKNKNFNTELIKAVASNDMCCALNLCDKERNSVGCTVKSFLCRCDRDGDFHHFDQLVKEISIDEIGCLEKRLHLLGIIGYIAPMIGLLGTVTGMIEAFRNLATFGAGDPTLVAAGISKALITTAGGLSIAIPTIIAYNLFNKKIEEIEVDIDKITTNLINILRRK, from the coding sequence TTGAAGTATTATTTAGATGCTGGTGGACCACTTATGTGGATTCTTTTTATAATGTCAATTATCTCTTTAACTATAATTTTAGAGAGAATTTTCTTCTTTTTCCGTAGAGAAAGAGTTAAAAATAAGAATTTTAATACTGAATTGATTAAAGCTGTTGCTTCTAATGATATGTGTTGTGCTTTAAATCTTTGTGATAAAGAGAGAAACTCTGTAGGTTGTACTGTTAAATCTTTTTTATGTCGTTGTGATAGAGATGGAGATTTTCATCATTTTGATCAACTTGTTAAGGAAATTAGTATAGATGAAATTGGTTGTCTTGAAAAAAGGTTACATCTTCTTGGAATAATTGGTTATATTGCTCCTATGATAGGACTTCTTGGAACAGTTACTGGAATGATAGAAGCCTTTCGTAATTTAGCTACATTTGGAGCTGGAGATCCCACTCTAGTAGCAGCTGGAATTTCTAAAGCTCTTATTACTACTGCTGGAGGGCTTTCAATAGCTATTCCTACTATTATTGCTTATAACTTATTCAATAAAAAAATTGAAGAGATTGAAGTAGATATAGATAAAATAACTACAAATTTAATCAATATTTTAAGAAGAAAATAG
- a CDS encoding biopolymer transporter ExbD, whose amino-acid sequence MGRFRKKRPIMALDLTPLIDVVFLLIIFFMVSTTFNKYGNIEIDLPSANVESTNQESKAIEIIIDKNQKYYIAKDGINQPIEIENLSTLLKDVKEVTISGDKELKYQVIMDTVSKVKNAGVENLGINFYE is encoded by the coding sequence ATGGGAAGATTCAGAAAAAAAAGACCTATAATGGCATTGGATTTAACACCTCTTATAGACGTAGTATTTTTACTTATTATTTTCTTTATGGTTTCTACAACCTTTAATAAATATGGAAATATTGAAATTGATTTGCCTAGTGCCAATGTAGAAAGTACAAATCAAGAAAGTAAAGCTATTGAAATCATAATTGATAAAAACCAAAAATACTATATTGCTAAAGATGGTATTAATCAACCAATAGAAATAGAAAATCTTTCTACGCTTCTTAAAGATGTAAAAGAGGTAACTATTTCTGGAGATAAAGAATTAAAATATCAAGTTATTATGGATACTGTTTCTAAAGTAAAAAATGCTGGTGTAGAAAATTTAGGGATAAACTTCTATGAATAA
- a CDS encoding iron ABC transporter permease: MKKILPIGLTIGIIITGILSIPLGSVPIPLEYIFFPEKAPEYIKTIIFNLRLPRIIMSLLIGMMLASSGAVVQTVFQNPLADPYIIGIAASATFGAVIAFVLNLPDFMYGVLAFIICLISTLLIFKMAKKGNKVNVATLLIVGIAVSSFLGAFTSFAMYLIGEDSFKITMWMMGYLGNATWKRVIFLLIPLILALIYFFSKRNELDALLSGDEEAHSLGVDVNKLKVRMLTVSALIVAFSVAFSGMIGFVGLIIPHTIRMIVGPSNNKMLPSTILAGGFFLLLCDTFGRVVLAPVEIPIGVITAFFGAPFFLYLALKNKRRDF; the protein is encoded by the coding sequence ATGAAGAAAATTTTACCTATAGGACTTACAATAGGAATAATTATAACAGGGATACTTTCTATACCTTTAGGAAGTGTTCCTATTCCTCTGGAATATATATTTTTTCCAGAGAAAGCACCAGAATATATAAAAACTATAATTTTTAATTTAAGACTTCCTAGAATTATAATGTCACTTCTTATTGGAATGATGTTAGCTTCTAGTGGAGCAGTTGTTCAAACAGTTTTTCAAAATCCTCTTGCTGATCCATATATTATTGGAATAGCAGCAAGTGCTACTTTTGGTGCTGTGATTGCTTTTGTACTGAATTTACCAGATTTTATGTATGGAGTTTTAGCTTTTATAATTTGTTTAATAAGTACTCTCCTTATTTTTAAAATGGCAAAAAAAGGAAATAAAGTAAATGTTGCAACTTTATTGATAGTAGGAATAGCAGTTTCCTCTTTTTTAGGAGCTTTCACATCTTTTGCAATGTATCTTATAGGGGAAGATTCTTTTAAAATTACAATGTGGATGATGGGATATCTTGGAAATGCTACATGGAAGAGAGTAATTTTCCTTTTAATTCCTCTTATTTTAGCTTTAATCTATTTCTTTTCTAAAAGAAATGAATTAGATGCTTTGTTATCAGGAGATGAAGAGGCTCACTCTTTAGGTGTTGATGTAAATAAATTAAAAGTAAGAATGTTGACAGTTTCAGCTCTTATAGTAGCATTTTCTGTAGCATTTTCAGGAATGATAGGGTTTGTAGGACTAATAATACCACATACAATTAGAATGATAGTTGGACCATCTAATAATAAAATGTTGCCTAGTACGATTTTAGCAGGAGGATTTTTCTTACTCCTATGTGATACCTTTGGAAGAGTTGTATTAGCCCCAGTAGAGATTCCTATTGGTGTAATTACTGCTTTTTTTGGAGCTCCATTTTTTCTATATTTAGCTTTAAAAAATAAAAGGAGAGATTTTTAA
- a CDS encoding FeoA family protein, producing the protein MKLCDLKNGEKARIIKIGRLGELKKRLVDMGVTAGEIIKLERNAPLGDPQEYIVKATGIAIRKEDAKNIEVEKVEE; encoded by the coding sequence ATGAAATTATGTGATTTAAAAAATGGTGAAAAAGCCAGAATTATAAAAATCGGAAGATTAGGGGAATTAAAAAAGAGATTAGTGGATATGGGAGTAACTGCTGGTGAGATAATAAAGTTAGAGAGAAATGCACCTTTAGGAGATCCTCAAGAATATATAGTAAAAGCTACGGGAATAGCAATTAGAAAAGAAGATGCAAAAAATATAGAAGTAGAAAAAGTAGAAGAATAA
- a CDS encoding ABC transporter ATP-binding protein, giving the protein MIAIKIDNLNFSYGDRKILDNISVSLKKGKLTGILGPNGCGKSTLLKNILGYLKNESGEIYIENLLSNEIKQKDKAKLISLVPQKSQLVSGMDVQEFVLMGRLPHLKNSWDGYSKRDFDLANTYIKELELKKFLHRKAVTLSGGEFQRVLLARALTQETKIILLDEPTSALDLNHALDLMKKVKETVIKKGITAVAVLHDLNLAAMFCDEIVMLKNGKVFCQGTPKEVLIKENLKAVYELECSVCYTEEDVPYIIPKLK; this is encoded by the coding sequence ATGATAGCAATTAAAATTGATAACTTAAACTTCTCATATGGAGATAGAAAAATATTAGATAATATTTCTGTAAGTTTAAAAAAAGGTAAATTAACAGGTATTTTAGGTCCAAATGGGTGTGGAAAATCAACTCTTTTAAAAAATATATTAGGTTATTTAAAAAATGAAAGTGGAGAAATATATATAGAAAACCTACTAAGCAATGAGATAAAACAAAAAGATAAAGCAAAATTAATCTCATTAGTTCCACAAAAATCACAACTTGTGTCTGGAATGGATGTACAGGAATTTGTTTTAATGGGAAGACTTCCCCATTTAAAAAATAGCTGGGATGGGTATTCTAAAAGAGATTTTGATTTAGCTAATACCTATATAAAAGAGCTTGAATTAAAAAAATTTCTTCATAGAAAAGCTGTTACTCTTTCTGGTGGAGAGTTTCAAAGGGTTCTTCTAGCAAGGGCACTTACTCAAGAAACAAAGATTATATTATTAGATGAACCAACTTCTGCTCTAGACTTAAATCATGCTTTAGATTTGATGAAAAAAGTAAAAGAAACAGTCATAAAAAAAGGAATAACAGCTGTAGCTGTTTTACATGATTTAAATCTTGCAGCTATGTTTTGTGATGAAATAGTCATGTTAAAAAATGGGAAAGTATTTTGCCAAGGAACTCCAAAAGAGGTTTTAATAAAAGAGAATCTAAAAGCAGTTTATGAATTGGAGTGTTCTGTTTGTTATACTGAAGAGGATGTACCATATATTATTCCAAAATTAAAATAG
- the feoB gene encoding ferrous iron transport protein B, translating into MIRLAFTGNPNVGKSALINAIAGSKLKVGNWPGVTVEKKEANFIYKGEEIQLVDLPGVYSLSPYTLEEKITRDFILDENPDVVINVVDSTNLERNLYLTYLIKELEKPTIMALNFYDEFDKLKYKLKLDEFQHLLEMKAIPVSALKGTGITELMDKILVLTKTKKDKNFSLPFDDGTTKLVREISRTIEGDKRFEEAIKFYSSEFLAIKLIERDSHIIEKLKVKFNIEVDGEFEEKILKLEDKYDNDSETILAEQRYGAVNGILARTFTTSMKSRLDFTDRVDKILLNRVLGLPLFFIIMAGVMAVVFNGSAPFIDWVDGFFADFIGKYVGMLVEGTPDWLSSLIIDGIVGGVGGVLTFVPVMVFLYFFLAILEESGYMSRVAFLMDKIMRKLGVNGKAFVPMVVGFGCTVPAIYATRTLEDESSRKMTAAMAPFMSCGARLPVYGLFTAAFFGAKGGLVVVSLYLLGIIIAILVGVVLKNVKGFKAENRALLIELPPYRIPSLKVILNSTWLRVFDYIKRAGTVILGIMMLLWALTYFPNNGDPNSSYIAKFGHTFAPIMKPTGFGDRWETVAAIPPSIAAKEVVVGFLAQALPLETGEEEVSEEVEETTFTQDLAEQVKGLGGAVKDSVLGMVSLDVGGLFSTPEADEIEEEGRGIVQATANLWPNDELAPLKAYSFMAFILLVVPCVATLGAIKHEFGWGYLGKIIGIMLVVPYIVSTIIFQVGKLFF; encoded by the coding sequence ATGATAAGATTAGCATTTACAGGAAATCCAAATGTTGGAAAATCAGCACTAATTAATGCCATTGCTGGATCTAAGTTAAAAGTTGGAAACTGGCCAGGAGTAACAGTAGAAAAAAAAGAAGCAAACTTTATCTATAAAGGAGAAGAGATTCAACTAGTAGATTTACCAGGTGTGTATAGTCTAAGTCCTTATACACTTGAAGAGAAAATAACTAGAGATTTCATTTTAGATGAAAATCCAGATGTTGTAATAAATGTAGTAGATTCTACTAACTTAGAAAGAAATTTATATTTAACTTATTTAATAAAAGAGTTAGAAAAACCTACAATAATGGCTTTAAACTTTTATGATGAATTTGATAAGTTAAAATATAAATTAAAATTAGATGAATTTCAACATCTATTAGAGATGAAAGCAATCCCAGTTTCTGCATTAAAAGGTACTGGAATAACTGAACTTATGGATAAGATTTTAGTTTTAACTAAAACTAAAAAGGATAAAAATTTTTCGCTACCTTTCGATGATGGAACTACAAAATTAGTTAGAGAAATAAGCAGAACTATCGAAGGAGATAAGAGATTTGAGGAGGCTATTAAATTCTATTCTTCAGAATTTTTAGCAATAAAATTAATAGAAAGAGATAGCCATATAATAGAAAAGTTAAAAGTAAAATTTAATATAGAAGTAGATGGAGAATTTGAAGAAAAAATATTAAAACTAGAAGACAAATATGATAATGATAGTGAAACTATCTTAGCAGAGCAAAGATATGGAGCTGTAAATGGTATTTTAGCTAGAACTTTTACAACATCTATGAAATCAAGATTGGATTTTACAGATAGAGTAGATAAGATACTGTTAAATAGAGTTTTAGGATTACCACTGTTTTTCATAATCATGGCTGGAGTTATGGCAGTTGTATTTAATGGAAGTGCTCCATTTATTGATTGGGTAGATGGATTCTTTGCTGATTTTATAGGAAAATATGTTGGAATGTTAGTTGAAGGGACACCAGACTGGTTAAGTTCACTAATAATTGATGGTATAGTTGGAGGAGTAGGAGGAGTTCTTACTTTCGTTCCTGTAATGGTATTTTTATACTTCTTCTTAGCAATACTAGAAGAGAGTGGTTATATGTCAAGGGTAGCTTTCTTAATGGATAAAATTATGAGAAAGTTAGGAGTTAATGGAAAAGCTTTTGTACCTATGGTAGTTGGATTTGGATGTACAGTACCAGCTATATATGCCACTAGAACTCTAGAAGATGAAAGTTCTAGAAAAATGACTGCTGCTATGGCTCCATTTATGTCTTGTGGGGCAAGATTACCAGTATATGGATTATTTACTGCTGCTTTCTTTGGAGCAAAGGGTGGTTTAGTAGTAGTATCACTATATTTATTAGGAATTATCATAGCTATATTAGTTGGAGTTGTATTAAAAAATGTAAAAGGATTTAAAGCTGAAAATAGAGCATTATTAATAGAATTACCACCATATAGAATCCCTAGTTTAAAAGTTATTTTAAACTCTACTTGGTTAAGAGTTTTTGATTATATAAAAAGAGCAGGAACAGTAATTTTAGGAATAATGATGTTACTATGGGCACTTACATATTTCCCTAATAATGGAGATCCAAACTCATCATATATAGCTAAATTTGGACATACTTTTGCTCCTATCATGAAACCTACAGGTTTTGGAGATAGATGGGAAACTGTAGCAGCTATTCCACCAAGTATAGCAGCTAAAGAAGTAGTTGTTGGATTCCTAGCTCAAGCTTTACCATTAGAAACTGGTGAGGAAGAGGTAAGTGAAGAGGTTGAAGAAACAACATTTACTCAAGATTTAGCTGAACAAGTAAAAGGATTAGGAGGAGCAGTAAAAGATTCAGTACTTGGAATGGTAAGTTTAGATGTAGGAGGTTTATTCTCAACACCAGAAGCTGATGAGATAGAAGAAGAGGGAAGAGGAATAGTTCAAGCTACTGCAAATTTATGGCCTAATGATGAACTTGCACCACTAAAAGCTTACTCATTTATGGCATTTATTCTTCTTGTAGTTCCTTGTGTAGCTACATTAGGAGCTATAAAACATGAGTTTGGTTGGGGATATTTAGGAAAGATAATTGGAATTATGTTAGTAGTTCCATATATTGTTTCAACAATAATTTTCCAAGTTGGAAAACTATTCTTTTAA
- a CDS encoding ABC transporter substrate-binding protein: MKKLIFFIILIVHNLSFSALKIENNKLIDSYKNSIELKEYKRIVVLDPAVIETLYMLGTEDHIAAIGTVAKSKIYPEEKVKMLPNVGHITNTSVEKILSFSPDLVIVTAMSSKIGESLKPFKIPFITTEANNFNEILENIKIYGILTGEEEKAEKLYMDSSKKLEEIRSSILEKPLNLKGAVLYSTSPIMAFNSKSLPGQILELLGIKNLTDNLIGDKPIISPEFLLQENPDFLIGAMSISKKEDILNSNSVVKLTTAGKNQNVFIVDSTKILRGSPRIFDVIKEFYNEIKDMKY; this comes from the coding sequence ATGAAAAAGTTAATATTTTTTATAATATTAATAGTACATAATTTAAGTTTTTCAGCATTAAAAATTGAAAATAATAAATTGATAGATAGTTATAAAAATAGTATAGAACTTAAGGAGTATAAGAGAATAGTAGTTCTTGATCCAGCTGTTATAGAAACTTTATATATGCTTGGAACAGAAGATCATATAGCTGCTATAGGAACTGTAGCTAAAAGCAAAATATATCCAGAAGAGAAAGTAAAGATGTTACCTAATGTAGGTCATATAACTAATACTAGTGTAGAAAAAATACTTTCTTTTTCTCCAGATTTAGTAATTGTAACTGCAATGTCTTCTAAAATTGGAGAGAGTTTGAAACCTTTTAAGATACCATTTATAACGACAGAGGCTAATAATTTTAATGAGATACTAGAGAATATAAAAATTTATGGAATTCTTACAGGAGAAGAGGAGAAAGCTGAAAAATTATATATGGATTCTTCTAAAAAATTAGAGGAGATAAGATCTAGTATTTTAGAAAAACCTTTGAACTTAAAAGGAGCTGTATTATATTCAACTTCACCAATAATGGCTTTTAATTCAAAATCTCTTCCAGGACAGATATTAGAATTACTTGGAATAAAAAATTTAACTGATAATTTAATAGGGGATAAACCTATTATATCTCCAGAGTTTTTACTACAAGAAAATCCTGATTTTTTAATTGGAGCTATGAGTATTTCAAAAAAGGAAGATATTTTAAATAGTAACTCTGTAGTGAAACTTACAACTGCTGGAAAGAATCAGAACGTTTTTATAGTAGATTCAACAAAAATATTGAGAGGTTCTCCAAGAATATTTGATGTTATTAAAGAGTTTTATAATGAAATTAAAGATATGAAATATTAA